From Bacillota bacterium, a single genomic window includes:
- a CDS encoding cytidine deaminase: MTFEQLYERAKSVLNPRRLSEEAEAGGVGAALLTEAGNVYLGVCIDTACSMGFCAEHAAAAAMVTAGENKVVKMIAVGRDGRIMPPCGRCREFISQLHPDNFRAEVMVAEDTVCTLQELLPFDWRG, encoded by the coding sequence ATGACTTTTGAACAACTATATGAACGGGCAAAATCGGTGTTAAACCCCCGCAGGCTATCGGAGGAGGCCGAGGCTGGAGGTGTCGGAGCGGCACTATTGACCGAGGCCGGTAATGTTTATCTTGGGGTATGTATTGACACCGCCTGTTCCATGGGTTTTTGTGCCGAACACGCAGCGGCTGCAGCAATGGTCACCGCCGGGGAAAACAAGGTGGTGAAGATGATTGCCGTGGGACGGGATGGCCGGATTATGCCGCCCTGTGGTCGTTGTCGGGAGTTTATCAGCCAGCTTCATCCCGATAATTTCAGGGCGGAGGTGATGGTGGCTGAGGATACTGTCTGCACTTTGCAGGAGCTCTTACCCTTTGATTGGCGAGGATAG
- a CDS encoding mechanosensitive ion channel family protein yields MSWEQLSDWAVAAGSRLLGAAIILVVGLQIVKYSIRFAQRWFDKHNVDSSLRTFGMSAIKAVGYTILGVIVASTLGVEMTSVLALLGSAGLAIGLALQGSLSNLAGGVLILVFKPFKVGQFIEVGEHRGTVEAIQLFYTHLNTPDNQRVVVPNSDLANSNIINYSANSSRRVNLIFSVSHSADLDHVRRVLQRVIADQGDLVLPEPEPQVVVWDHSPRSIDFSLRCWATTDNYWPLRFALYEQVKKAFDREGIEIPFQQIDVHLKNAEALKIREKED; encoded by the coding sequence ATGAGTTGGGAACAGTTATCGGACTGGGCTGTTGCTGCCGGCAGCAGGCTGCTGGGAGCAGCCATCATCCTAGTGGTGGGTCTGCAGATAGTGAAATACTCAATTCGGTTTGCCCAGCGGTGGTTTGACAAACACAATGTAGATAGTTCTCTGCGGACCTTTGGTATGTCAGCGATTAAGGCCGTAGGTTACACCATCCTCGGGGTCATTGTCGCCTCGACTCTAGGGGTTGAGATGACCTCGGTCTTGGCATTGTTGGGCTCGGCAGGATTGGCCATCGGCCTTGCCCTGCAGGGAAGCCTGTCCAACTTAGCCGGTGGTGTCTTAATCCTCGTGTTCAAACCCTTTAAGGTGGGTCAGTTTATTGAAGTGGGGGAACACAGGGGAACGGTAGAAGCCATCCAACTGTTCTATACTCACCTAAACACTCCTGACAACCAGAGGGTAGTGGTACCTAATTCTGATTTGGCCAACAGCAACATCATCAATTACTCGGCCAATTCCAGTCGAAGGGTGAACTTGATCTTTAGTGTGAGCCACAGTGCGGATCTTGACCATGTGCGTAGAGTGCTCCAGCGGGTAATTGCCGATCAGGGTGATCTGGTGCTGCCAGAGCCAGAGCCACAGGTAGTGGTCTGGGATCACTCTCCTCGCTCCATCGATTTCTCACTGAGGTGTTGGGCGACGACGGATAATTACTGGCCCCTGCGCTTTGCCCTCTATGAGCAGGTCAAGAAGGCCTTTGACCGGGAAGGAATTGAGATTCCCTTCCAGCAGATCGACGTTCACCTGAAAAACGCGGAGGCTCTGAAGATAAGGGAAAAAGAGGATTAG
- a CDS encoding carbohydrate kinase, producing the protein MYFLALDVGTTHCKAAVVTATGEIVASSQQPTPTERTSHGQIYYAPEVFWQTAVTVMERAWEQAGVKISALGIASMAETGLLVDSRTGQPQSNVLPWYDTSAQQEMNRWSREFDPRERFLVTGLRPSPKYGLAKLLWLKAQGVDFTGKVWLSAADYIAMRLTGRMATEPTLAARTFAYSLRHKNWDQALLSQLGLPEELFPEVVASGAPIGYCRGEEPLTGLAGVPVGICGHDHVVATIALGMLTSGRVLNSMGTAEVLLGVEEEVELDDAAYDSGLSFGPHVLPGLMAWMGGLSASGGSVEWIRHILAEPQLTYDDIEDMLASLPPGPTGIVYHPYLSGSGAPWPDPHARGSFVGLERRHTRGDVLKAVFEGICMAMELMRQEAGRVTGAPLNDIVVVGGGAKNRQWLQLKADILGCPLQVVDIPEATLVGAGLLAGMQTGLITVADVQAAALACAQRVIAPNPAVHDAYRWIFAEGFIGLQQSLRQYYQKLAGRDYSV; encoded by the coding sequence ATGTATTTCCTAGCTTTAGATGTCGGTACAACCCATTGCAAAGCAGCGGTGGTGACTGCCACCGGGGAGATAGTGGCCAGCAGCCAACAGCCCACGCCCACGGAAAGAACCAGCCATGGGCAAATCTACTACGCTCCCGAAGTGTTCTGGCAGACCGCGGTGACGGTGATGGAAAGGGCCTGGGAGCAGGCCGGGGTAAAGATTAGCGCCCTGGGAATTGCCAGTATGGCAGAAACGGGATTGCTGGTGGATAGTCGCACGGGGCAACCCCAGAGCAATGTGCTCCCTTGGTATGATACCTCGGCACAGCAGGAGATGAATCGCTGGAGCCGGGAATTTGATCCCCGGGAGCGCTTCCTAGTTACTGGCCTGAGACCCAGCCCCAAATACGGTCTGGCCAAGCTCCTGTGGCTTAAGGCCCAGGGAGTGGATTTCACCGGCAAGGTGTGGTTATCCGCGGCGGACTACATCGCGATGCGATTGACGGGACGGATGGCCACGGAGCCTACCTTGGCGGCCCGGACCTTTGCTTATTCCCTGCGCCACAAGAACTGGGATCAGGCTCTGTTGAGTCAACTGGGTTTACCCGAAGAGCTTTTCCCAGAAGTGGTAGCCAGTGGGGCCCCCATCGGTTATTGCCGAGGAGAGGAGCCCTTGACGGGCCTAGCCGGTGTGCCCGTTGGGATCTGCGGCCACGATCACGTCGTGGCAACCATTGCCCTGGGGATGCTCACCAGTGGTCGGGTGCTTAATTCCATGGGCACCGCGGAAGTTCTCCTTGGGGTGGAGGAGGAAGTGGAGCTAGACGATGCCGCCTATGATTCCGGTTTGTCCTTTGGTCCCCATGTCCTGCCGGGATTGATGGCCTGGATGGGAGGACTGTCAGCCTCCGGTGGTTCCGTGGAGTGGATTCGCCACATCCTGGCTGAGCCCCAGTTAACCTATGATGACATCGAGGACATGCTGGCCAGCTTACCCCCCGGTCCGACAGGGATTGTGTATCATCCCTATCTGTCCGGCAGCGGGGCGCCCTGGCCCGATCCCCATGCTCGAGGCTCCTTTGTTGGATTGGAGCGAAGGCATACCCGGGGGGATGTCTTGAAGGCTGTCTTTGAAGGAATTTGCATGGCTATGGAACTCATGCGGCAAGAGGCCGGCCGGGTCACGGGGGCTCCCCTAAATGACATCGTCGTTGTCGGCGGTGGAGCGAAGAACCGCCAGTGGCTCCAGCTTAAAGCCGATATCCTTGGATGCCCCCTGCAGGTGGTGGATATTCCCGAGGCTACCTTGGTGGGTGCCGGACTTCTTGCTGGAATGCAAACGGGGTTAATCACCGTTGCTGATGTCCAGGCGGCAGCCCTAGCCTGTGCTCAACGGGTGATAGCCCCCAATCCTGCGGTTCATGACGCCTATCGGTGGATTTTCGCCGAGGGCTTTATTGGGTTACAGCAATCATTGCGGCAATATTACCAGAAACTAGCTGGGAGAGATTACAGTGTCTAG
- a CDS encoding calcium-translocating P-type ATPase, SERCA-type gives MTPNGSPQWHTVSVDEVLQHLEATPSTGLSEQEVERRRSQYGSNELAEEPGRSLWSMIWGQISEPLILVLIVAGLISGLMGEIVDTFVILAIVILNAVLGVVQENKAEQSLAALKKLSAPEARVIRDGHTRQIPASQLVPGDIILLEAGASVPADARLIEAVNLKCEEAALTGESVPVDKTVDPVVEEKVGLGDMVNMVFSSTTVTYGRAKAVVTATGMNTQIGKIADLLQTTEQETTPLQRKLAELGKVLSWLALGLVVVIFFAGLLRNEPPFEMFMTSIGLAVAAIPEGLPAIVTIVLALGVQRMIKRNAIIRKLPAVETLGTATVIASDKTGTLTQNEMTVARMYVEGQHIDVTGNGYEPKGDFSIAGKELGAEDKAALELVLTAGALANDAHLEKGETGYDMIGDPTEGALVVAAEKFGLTAPELNGTWPRIAELPFDSKRKRMTTFHRVPAESKFAPVIGTEVVAFTKGGPDVLLSLCDRIYRNGEIVPLTEDEKAALLDVNLQMAGDALRVLAMAFRPWDQVPGSEDLTFETVETNLIFLGFAGMIDPPRPEEKLAVKQAKQAGIRPIMVTGDHKATAVAIGQELGIIEPGDAVISGPELDAMSDDELREKIKRTGVFARVSPEHKVRIVEALKANNQVVAMTGDGVNDAPALKRADIGAAMGITGTDVSKQAADMVLTDDNFATIVSAVEEGRTIYANIQRAIQYLLSCNVGEIITIFSAIMLGLGRPLTAIQILWVNLVTDGLPALALGVEPPEAGIMDRPPRDPKAGVFSGGVGKRIALQGLMVGGLTLIGYYWALSTRGDMTLARTVAFGVLAFSQLVHSFNMRTSSQPLLKAGIFGNKWLNWAVVASAFLQIIVMTVPAFESIFDTVTLGWKEFQVVALLAIMPFVLVESVKWITTSKEA, from the coding sequence ATGACACCAAATGGTAGTCCGCAGTGGCACACTGTATCGGTGGATGAAGTGCTACAGCATCTAGAGGCTACGCCGAGTACGGGATTGAGCGAGCAGGAGGTTGAGCGGCGACGGAGTCAGTACGGCAGTAACGAACTGGCTGAGGAACCGGGACGTTCTCTCTGGTCCATGATATGGGGTCAGATCAGTGAACCCTTGATCCTCGTGTTGATAGTTGCTGGCCTGATTTCCGGGTTAATGGGTGAGATTGTAGACACCTTCGTGATCCTAGCCATTGTCATCCTTAACGCTGTATTGGGAGTAGTTCAGGAGAACAAAGCTGAGCAGTCCTTGGCAGCTTTGAAGAAGCTGTCGGCGCCGGAGGCTAGGGTAATCCGTGATGGACACACCCGACAGATTCCTGCCAGTCAACTGGTCCCCGGCGATATTATCCTGTTGGAGGCAGGAGCCAGTGTGCCTGCGGATGCAAGGTTAATCGAGGCGGTTAACCTCAAATGCGAGGAAGCGGCCTTGACCGGAGAATCGGTGCCGGTGGACAAGACCGTCGATCCAGTGGTGGAAGAGAAGGTTGGGCTTGGCGATATGGTCAACATGGTCTTTTCCAGTACCACTGTAACCTATGGACGAGCGAAAGCTGTGGTTACCGCCACGGGCATGAACACTCAGATTGGTAAAATTGCCGATTTGCTGCAGACCACGGAGCAAGAGACCACGCCCTTGCAGCGGAAATTGGCGGAACTAGGGAAGGTGCTCAGCTGGCTGGCTTTAGGTTTAGTGGTCGTCATCTTCTTTGCTGGATTGCTGCGCAATGAGCCACCCTTCGAGATGTTCATGACCTCCATTGGGCTAGCGGTGGCCGCGATTCCTGAGGGCTTGCCTGCCATTGTGACTATCGTTTTGGCCCTAGGCGTTCAGCGGATGATCAAGCGCAATGCCATCATTCGTAAACTTCCCGCAGTGGAAACCCTGGGAACGGCAACGGTAATCGCGTCGGACAAAACGGGAACCCTGACCCAGAACGAAATGACCGTGGCCCGGATGTATGTCGAGGGTCAACATATAGACGTTACCGGCAATGGGTATGAGCCCAAGGGGGACTTTTCCATTGCTGGCAAAGAACTTGGTGCCGAAGACAAAGCCGCGCTGGAACTGGTACTCACTGCCGGTGCCTTGGCCAACGATGCCCATTTGGAGAAAGGCGAGACCGGCTACGATATGATCGGTGACCCCACGGAAGGGGCCCTGGTGGTAGCGGCGGAGAAGTTTGGTTTGACCGCGCCGGAGCTCAATGGGACTTGGCCTCGCATCGCGGAGCTGCCCTTTGACTCCAAACGCAAACGGATGACCACCTTCCATCGGGTTCCCGCCGAGAGCAAATTTGCCCCAGTGATTGGCACGGAAGTGGTGGCCTTTACTAAGGGTGGTCCCGATGTATTGTTGAGTCTGTGTGATCGTATTTATCGGAATGGGGAGATTGTCCCCTTGACGGAAGATGAGAAGGCGGCTCTTCTTGACGTCAACTTGCAGATGGCTGGAGACGCCCTTCGGGTCCTAGCCATGGCCTTTCGTCCTTGGGACCAGGTGCCTGGCTCCGAGGATCTCACCTTTGAGACGGTGGAAACCAACCTGATTTTCCTGGGCTTTGCCGGGATGATTGACCCACCTCGTCCTGAGGAGAAGCTCGCGGTGAAACAGGCCAAACAGGCGGGAATTCGTCCCATCATGGTCACCGGTGACCACAAGGCTACCGCGGTGGCCATCGGTCAGGAGCTGGGGATCATCGAACCGGGCGACGCTGTCATCTCTGGACCGGAGCTCGATGCGATGAGTGATGATGAGCTGCGGGAGAAGATCAAGAGAACGGGAGTCTTTGCCAGGGTTTCGCCGGAACACAAGGTGCGCATTGTGGAAGCCTTGAAGGCTAACAACCAAGTGGTAGCGATGACCGGTGATGGGGTGAACGATGCCCCGGCCTTGAAGCGCGCGGATATCGGTGCGGCGATGGGTATTACCGGAACCGATGTTTCCAAGCAGGCCGCGGACATGGTCTTGACCGATGACAACTTTGCCACCATCGTGTCGGCGGTGGAAGAAGGTCGGACTATCTACGCCAACATTCAGCGGGCGATTCAATATCTGTTGTCCTGTAACGTCGGGGAGATTATTACTATCTTCTCCGCCATCATGCTGGGCCTAGGGCGACCCTTGACGGCGATTCAAATCCTATGGGTGAACCTGGTCACCGATGGTTTGCCGGCCCTGGCTTTAGGAGTGGAGCCTCCTGAGGCAGGCATTATGGATAGACCTCCTCGGGATCCCAAGGCCGGTGTCTTTAGCGGCGGAGTTGGCAAGCGAATTGCTCTGCAGGGCTTGATGGTCGGTGGCTTGACCTTGATTGGTTACTATTGGGCCCTATCGACCCGGGGAGATATGACCCTGGCCCGTACCGTGGCCTTTGGAGTTCTAGCCTTTTCCCAGTTAGTGCACTCCTTTAATATGCGGACCTCCAGTCAGCCTTTGCTGAAGGCGGGAATTTTCGGGAACAAGTGGCTGAATTGGGCCGTTGTGGCTTCCGCTTTCCTGCAAATCATTGTGATGACGGTACCGGCCTTTGAGTCTATCTTTGATACCGTCACCCTGGGCTGGAAAGAGTTCCAGGTTGTGGCGCTCCTGGCGATCATGCCCTTTGTCCTGGTGGAGTCCGTCAAGTGGATCACCACTAGCAAAGAGGCCTAG
- a CDS encoding 50S ribosomal protein L28: MCRKGPHSANSVPRRGQRKHVLARSKGVQKPNVQDRHVMIDGQYRRMRLCTRCIRTITPRART; this comes from the coding sequence ATGTGCAGGAAGGGTCCGCATAGTGCGAACAGCGTTCCTCGAAGGGGACAGAGAAAACACGTACTTGCTCGAAGCAAGGGTGTCCAGAAACCCAATGTTCAAGACCGACATGTGATGATTGACGGGCAGTATAGGAGGATGAGACTGTGCACAAGGTGCATACGAACTATCACACCTCGGGCCCGCACATGA
- a CDS encoding arylsulfatase: MAPRPNIVLITTDQHRGDCIGRAGHPVVETPYLDQLAQQGTLFTRAYSAVPSCIAARAGILTGMDQWNHGRLTYAGYDSLEFPATLPGELAKAGYHTQAVGKMHVFPQRKLYGFHNTILDESGRRYDGFVSDYHLWFDKQKQGVYTEVGYRDHSLDWNSWMARPSHLPEHLHPTYWTASEGVNFLGRRDPTKPFFLFLSFARPHSPYDPPQVYYDMYGDREDIPMPPIGEWADKYDIRDDNVNAAFSHRSDREVRRARAAYYGSITFIDHQIGRFIYEYKRMDPKGFANTLFIFTSDHGDMLGDHYHWRKTYGYEGSVHVPFIVSYPESWGIPQGGTCDAVVELRDIMPTILEAAGVDIPACVDGKSVLQLCRGDQSGWREYIQGEHSWSYTREDSMQYITDGKEKFIWFHFTGEYMFFDLTTDPQECRDLAQDPAYQGRIAYWSKLLAEINENRGDPRGQGGKLVPQSEGVIELSPNYYQWKQRAEEIESKGN; encoded by the coding sequence TTGGCACCACGTCCGAATATAGTTCTCATTACCACGGATCAGCATCGGGGAGACTGCATCGGCAGAGCCGGTCATCCGGTGGTGGAAACTCCCTACCTCGATCAGTTGGCGCAACAGGGAACCCTCTTTACTCGAGCTTATTCAGCGGTTCCTTCCTGCATTGCCGCTAGAGCTGGGATTTTGACGGGAATGGATCAGTGGAACCACGGTAGGCTCACCTACGCAGGCTATGACAGCCTGGAGTTTCCCGCCACCTTGCCCGGGGAGTTGGCCAAGGCGGGGTACCACACCCAGGCAGTGGGGAAAATGCATGTCTTTCCTCAGCGAAAGCTCTATGGCTTTCACAATACAATCCTAGACGAAAGTGGTCGCAGATACGACGGGTTTGTCAGTGACTATCATCTGTGGTTCGATAAGCAAAAACAAGGGGTCTATACCGAAGTTGGCTATCGGGACCACAGCCTAGACTGGAACAGTTGGATGGCTCGCCCCAGTCACCTACCGGAGCACCTGCATCCAACCTATTGGACCGCCAGCGAAGGAGTCAATTTCCTAGGACGTCGGGATCCTACGAAACCCTTTTTCCTGTTCCTCTCCTTCGCCCGTCCCCATTCTCCCTATGACCCACCTCAGGTTTATTACGACATGTACGGGGATCGAGAGGACATCCCGATGCCGCCCATTGGGGAGTGGGCCGATAAGTACGATATCCGAGATGACAATGTCAATGCCGCCTTCTCCCACCGCAGTGACCGGGAGGTAAGGCGAGCCAGGGCAGCATATTACGGCAGCATCACCTTTATAGACCACCAAATCGGTCGCTTTATCTACGAGTACAAGCGGATGGATCCTAAGGGCTTTGCCAACACCCTTTTTATCTTTACGTCAGATCACGGAGATATGCTGGGAGATCATTACCATTGGCGCAAAACCTATGGGTATGAGGGTTCAGTCCATGTTCCCTTTATTGTCTCCTACCCTGAAAGCTGGGGAATTCCTCAGGGTGGCACCTGTGATGCCGTAGTGGAGTTGCGAGATATCATGCCCACTATATTAGAAGCCGCAGGGGTAGACATCCCGGCCTGCGTCGATGGCAAGAGCGTGCTCCAGCTGTGCCGAGGAGATCAGTCAGGGTGGAGGGAATACATCCAGGGAGAACACAGTTGGTCCTATACCCGGGAGGACTCGATGCAGTATATCACCGATGGGAAAGAGAAATTCATTTGGTTTCATTTCACCGGGGAGTATATGTTCTTTGACCTGACTACAGATCCCCAGGAGTGCCGTGACCTTGCTCAGGATCCCGCATACCAAGGGCGAATCGCTTATTGGAGCAAACTCTTGGCGGAGATCAACGAAAACCGGGGAGATCCCCGGGGTCAGGGCGGCAAACTTGTCCCCCAATCCGAGGGAGTAATCGAACTGTCACCTAATTACTACCAATGGAAGCAGCGGGCAGAGGAAATCGAGTCCAAGGGCAATTGA
- a CDS encoding GNAT family N-acetyltransferase, translating into MKGLRLIHDYKHNDHYRLSFVELAKATFGIDFEAYYRAGFWNDRYICYSLLDGDQVVSNVSVSTIDLIWKGQIKKAVQIGTVMTHPDYRRKGLAGFLMNTVLREYGPNSQLIYLFPNEEALSFYQQWGFARCRDSLFSCTMTPRATDHGSLRRLDITDAKDKGFLQELAAARLPVSEIMGFSGAEHVLLFHCLTSFRQHIYYLEPGIVVIFKAEGETLHVYDIISRTPVEAQQVLPLISTEKTREVVFYFTPSFPDLSVGVCQARPNQLMLLWPSPNFVTGNFAHPITAQA; encoded by the coding sequence GTGAAGGGCCTAAGACTAATTCATGATTACAAGCACAATGATCATTACCGGCTGAGTTTCGTTGAGCTTGCCAAGGCGACCTTCGGGATCGACTTTGAGGCCTACTATCGGGCTGGGTTTTGGAACGATCGGTATATATGCTATTCACTGCTGGATGGGGACCAAGTGGTCTCCAATGTATCTGTCAGTACAATCGATCTGATCTGGAAAGGGCAAATCAAAAAGGCAGTCCAGATCGGGACCGTCATGACCCATCCCGACTACCGACGAAAGGGATTGGCGGGGTTTCTCATGAACACGGTCCTGAGGGAGTATGGGCCAAACAGCCAGCTAATTTATCTGTTTCCTAATGAGGAAGCGCTCAGCTTCTACCAGCAGTGGGGGTTCGCCCGGTGTCGGGATAGCCTGTTCAGCTGTACCATGACACCGAGAGCAACAGACCATGGGAGTCTACGGCGACTGGATATCACCGACGCTAAGGACAAGGGGTTTCTCCAGGAACTTGCCGCCGCCCGTCTGCCTGTCTCAGAGATTATGGGGTTCAGCGGGGCTGAACACGTTCTGCTCTTCCACTGTCTGACAAGTTTTCGTCAGCACATCTACTACCTAGAACCAGGCATAGTGGTCATTTTTAAAGCTGAAGGCGAAACCCTGCATGTGTATGATATCATTAGTCGGACTCCCGTTGAGGCCCAGCAGGTTCTGCCCTTGATCTCTACAGAAAAAACCAGGGAGGTTGTGTTCTATTTTACCCCGAGCTTCCCTGATCTATCGGTAGGGGTCTGTCAGGCAAGGCCTAACCAATTGATGCTCCTATGGCCCAGCCCGAATTTCGTAACCGGTAATTTCGCACACCCGATTACCGCTCAAGCCTAG
- a CDS encoding ABC transporter substrate-binding protein → MQRKIVLLALLLTMVLLTAGAQAYNQAPMLDEAVKSGQLPPVEERLPANPLVVTPVEEIGQYGGTFRVMHTNMMNSEDGGVNVNMYENILTFDRDDGYTVLPNLAEAWEFNDDFTSLTLFLRQGIRWSDGAPFTAEDILFWYQDVVLNDELTPAKPASWVSGGELMQVEQIDEYTIRLSFKEPYPLVLVQLARSSYQGLFYHPKHYLKQFHPNYASGDELKAMAREAGFEEWWQLFNKKASIGPQMEPDLPTLQAFRPRGSSITSTSWERNPYYWKVDPDGNQLPYVDRIEMTLVDTVEMYNLKVVAGEVDLAQWNTDLANFPVYMENAQRGGYRVLLWSGAWPTVAELQPNFNHPDPVMRDLIRNVDFRKALSLGIDREEINNLVFFGLGEPLQTVVLSRGGRLWDESIAKLYTEYDPDTANALLDSIGLDKRNREGYRLRPDGQVLRLTLEFWPGESGPAKTAIAELVVSYWNDLGINAQMKTQERGLRQQRVEAAEHDFTLWHGGLLTDPAFMSQPWHYVPMFTYNSYAPQWARWYNSRGTAGEEPPAEIKHLYTLWDTMNRGSEEEQVAAAREMIRDHVTNLRTIGTVGLIPQPVVVAANLRNVPEEGVLSWDWYYIGRYNPEQFFFRQ, encoded by the coding sequence ATGCAGAGAAAGATAGTACTCTTAGCGCTATTGCTGACGATGGTGTTGCTCACCGCAGGAGCGCAGGCTTACAATCAGGCTCCAATGCTGGATGAGGCTGTCAAATCGGGACAGTTACCGCCAGTGGAGGAGCGCCTTCCAGCTAATCCCCTGGTAGTTACCCCGGTGGAAGAAATCGGCCAATATGGTGGCACTTTCCGGGTAATGCATACCAACATGATGAACTCGGAAGACGGCGGCGTTAACGTCAACATGTATGAAAACATCTTGACCTTTGATCGTGACGACGGGTACACCGTTTTGCCTAACCTAGCTGAGGCTTGGGAGTTTAACGACGATTTCACCTCCTTGACCCTTTTCCTGCGTCAAGGAATTCGCTGGTCCGACGGCGCTCCCTTTACGGCAGAGGATATCCTGTTTTGGTATCAAGACGTGGTGCTCAATGACGAGCTCACCCCTGCGAAACCTGCCAGCTGGGTTTCCGGTGGAGAGTTGATGCAGGTGGAGCAAATCGATGAGTACACGATCAGACTCAGTTTCAAGGAGCCCTATCCCTTGGTCTTAGTCCAACTGGCCCGGTCCTCTTACCAGGGGCTGTTCTATCATCCAAAGCACTATCTAAAGCAGTTTCATCCCAACTATGCGTCTGGGGATGAGTTAAAGGCCATGGCCCGAGAGGCAGGTTTTGAAGAGTGGTGGCAGCTCTTTAACAAGAAGGCCTCCATTGGCCCTCAGATGGAGCCGGATCTGCCTACCTTGCAGGCCTTCCGTCCTCGGGGAAGCAGTATTACCTCCACCTCTTGGGAGCGAAACCCCTACTACTGGAAGGTCGACCCTGACGGTAATCAATTGCCCTACGTTGATCGGATTGAGATGACCTTGGTGGACACCGTTGAGATGTATAACCTCAAAGTAGTGGCCGGCGAGGTCGATCTGGCGCAGTGGAATACCGACTTGGCCAACTTCCCTGTGTACATGGAGAATGCCCAGCGAGGCGGCTATCGGGTATTGCTGTGGTCAGGAGCTTGGCCCACGGTGGCTGAACTGCAGCCAAACTTCAACCATCCCGACCCGGTGATGCGGGATCTAATTCGCAACGTCGATTTTCGGAAGGCACTGTCCTTAGGCATCGATCGGGAGGAGATCAATAATCTCGTCTTCTTCGGTCTCGGGGAGCCCTTGCAGACAGTGGTCCTCAGTCGCGGCGGGAGACTGTGGGATGAGTCCATTGCCAAGCTCTATACCGAGTATGATCCCGACACCGCCAACGCCTTGTTGGACTCTATCGGATTAGATAAACGGAATAGGGAAGGATACCGGCTTCGTCCGGACGGGCAAGTCCTGCGGTTGACCCTGGAATTTTGGCCCGGCGAGTCTGGCCCAGCGAAAACCGCCATCGCCGAACTGGTGGTGTCTTACTGGAACGACCTGGGGATCAATGCCCAGATGAAGACCCAAGAGCGGGGTCTGAGGCAGCAACGGGTGGAAGCCGCTGAGCACGACTTTACGCTGTGGCACGGAGGCTTGTTAACGGACCCGGCCTTTATGAGCCAACCTTGGCACTATGTGCCGATGTTTACGTATAACAGTTATGCTCCCCAGTGGGCCCGCTGGTACAACTCCAGAGGTACCGCGGGAGAGGAGCCTCCAGCGGAGATCAAGCATCTTTATACTCTATGGGATACCATGAATCGGGGCAGTGAAGAGGAGCAGGTGGCCGCGGCTCGGGAAATGATCCGGGATCATGTCACCAATCTCCGGACCATCGGTACCGTAGGCCTGATTCCTCAGCCGGTAGTGGTTGCTGCCAACCTGAGAAACGTCCCTGAGGAAGGAGTCCTTTCTTGGGATTGGTACTATATAGGTAGGTACAATCCCGAGCAGTTCTTCTTTAGGCAGTGA